Proteins from a genomic interval of Pseudomonas versuta:
- the rpoC gene encoding DNA-directed RNA polymerase subunit beta', whose translation MKDLLNLLKNQGQVEEFDAIRIGLASPEMIRSWSFGEVKKPETINYRTFKPERDGLFCAKIFGPVKDYECLCGKYKRLKHRGVICEKCGVEVALAKVRRERMAHIELASPVAHIWFLKSLPSRIGLLMDMTLRDIERVLYFESYVVIDPGMTTLEKGQLLNDEQYFEALEEFGDDFDARMGAEAVRELLHAIDLEHEIGRLREEIPQTNSETKIKKLSKRLKLMEAFLGSGNLPEWMVLTVLPVLPPDLRPLVPLDGGRFATSDLNDLYRRVINRNNRLKRLLDLSAPDIIVRNEKRMLQEAVDALLDNGRRGRAITGSNKRPLKSLADMIKGKQGRFRQNLLGKRVDYSGRSVITVGPTLRLHQCGLPKKMALELFKPFIFGKLEMRGLATTIKAAKKMVERELPEVWDVLAEVIREHPVLLNRAPTLHRLGIQAFEPVLIEGKAIQLHPLVCAAYNADFDGDQMAVHVPLTLEAQLEARALMMSTNNILSPANGEPIIVPSQDVVLGLYYMTREAINAKGEGRVFADLQEVDRVFRAGEAALHAKVKVRINETVNDRDGGSVSGTRIVDTTVGRALLFQVVPKGLSYDVVNLPMKKKAISKLINQCYRVVGLKETVIFADQLMYTGFAYSTISGVSIGVNDFVIPDEKARIIAAATDEVKEIESQYASGLVTQGEKYNKVIDLWSKANDEVSKAMMSNLSKEKVIDRHGVEVEQESFNSMYMMADSGARGSAAQIRQLAGMRGLMAKPDGSIIETPITANFREGLSVLQYFISTHGARKGLADTALKTANSGYLTRRLVDVAQDLVVTEVDCGTEHGLLMTPHIEGGDVVEPLGERVLGRVIARDVFKPGTDEIIVPAGTLVDEKWVEFIELNSIDEVIVRSPISCETRFGICAKCYGRDLARGHQVNIGEAVGVIAAQSIGEPGTQLTMRTFHIGGAASRTSAADSVQVKNGGTVRLHNLKHVERVDGCLVAVSRSGELAIADDYGRERERYKLPYGAVISVKEGDKVDAGSIVAKWDPHTHPIVTEMKGTVTYVGMEEGITIKRQTDELTGMTNIEVLDAKDRPAAGKDIRPAVKMVGVDGKDLLLPGTDVPAQYFLPANALVGVADGAEIAIGDVIARIPQETSKTRDITGGLPRVADLFEARRPKEASILAEVSGTIAFGKETKGKRRLVITPNDGTDPYEELIPKWRHLNVFEGEQVNRGEVISDGPSDPHDILRLLGVSALAKYIVNEIQDVYRLQGVKINDKHIETILRQMLRKVEIAESGDSTFIKGDQMELTHVLVENERLGNEDKFVSKFTRVLLGITKASLSTESFISAASFQETTRVLTEAAVTGKRDYLRGLKENVVVGRLIPAGTGLAYHSERKRRREADKPLRVSASEVEAALTEALNSSGN comes from the coding sequence TTGAAAGACCTACTGAATTTGCTGAAAAACCAGGGTCAAGTCGAAGAGTTCGACGCCATCCGTATTGGATTGGCATCGCCTGAGATGATCCGTTCGTGGTCGTTCGGTGAAGTTAAAAAACCGGAAACCATCAACTACCGTACGTTCAAGCCTGAGCGTGACGGCCTGTTCTGCGCCAAAATCTTTGGCCCGGTTAAGGATTACGAGTGCCTGTGCGGTAAGTACAAGCGCTTGAAGCACCGCGGTGTGATCTGCGAGAAGTGTGGCGTTGAAGTCGCACTGGCCAAGGTCCGTCGCGAGCGCATGGCTCACATCGAACTGGCATCGCCGGTTGCTCACATCTGGTTCCTGAAATCGCTGCCGTCCCGTATCGGTTTGCTGATGGACATGACCCTGCGTGATATCGAACGCGTTCTCTACTTCGAGAGCTATGTCGTTATCGATCCGGGCATGACCACTCTTGAGAAAGGTCAGCTGCTGAACGATGAGCAGTACTTCGAAGCGCTAGAAGAGTTCGGCGACGACTTTGATGCCCGTATGGGTGCTGAAGCTGTCCGTGAACTGCTGCACGCTATCGATCTGGAACACGAGATTGGCCGTCTGCGCGAAGAAATTCCGCAAACCAACTCCGAAACCAAAATCAAGAAACTGTCCAAGCGCCTGAAGTTGATGGAAGCCTTCCTGGGCTCCGGCAACCTTCCTGAGTGGATGGTGCTGACCGTTCTGCCGGTTCTGCCGCCAGATCTGCGTCCTTTGGTTCCGCTGGATGGTGGTCGTTTCGCGACTTCCGACCTCAACGATCTGTATCGTCGAGTGATCAACCGTAACAACCGCTTGAAGCGCCTGCTTGATCTGTCCGCTCCGGACATCATCGTGCGTAACGAAAAGCGTATGTTGCAAGAAGCGGTCGACGCATTGCTCGACAACGGCCGTCGTGGTCGCGCTATCACTGGTTCCAACAAGCGTCCTCTGAAATCCCTGGCTGACATGATCAAGGGTAAGCAGGGTCGTTTCCGTCAGAACTTGCTCGGTAAGCGTGTTGACTACTCGGGTCGTTCGGTAATTACCGTAGGTCCAACCCTGCGTCTGCACCAGTGCGGTCTGCCGAAAAAAATGGCTCTCGAGCTGTTCAAGCCGTTCATCTTCGGCAAGCTTGAAATGCGCGGTCTCGCGACCACCATCAAAGCAGCCAAGAAAATGGTTGAGCGCGAATTGCCAGAGGTTTGGGACGTTCTCGCAGAAGTCATTCGCGAACACCCGGTTCTCCTCAACCGTGCACCGACCCTTCACCGTCTGGGTATCCAGGCGTTTGAACCGGTACTGATCGAAGGTAAGGCTATCCAGCTGCACCCGTTGGTCTGTGCTGCGTACAACGCCGACTTCGACGGCGACCAAATGGCCGTGCACGTACCGCTGACACTGGAAGCCCAGCTGGAAGCGCGTGCGTTGATGATGTCGACCAACAACATTCTGTCGCCAGCCAACGGTGAGCCAATCATCGTTCCGTCGCAGGACGTTGTATTGGGTCTGTACTACATGACTCGTGAAGCGATCAACGCCAAGGGCGAAGGTCGTGTATTCGCGGATCTGCAAGAAGTTGACCGTGTATTCCGTGCCGGCGAAGCCGCACTGCATGCCAAGGTTAAAGTGCGGATCAACGAAACCGTCAATGACCGTGATGGTGGCAGCGTGAGCGGCACCCGTATCGTCGACACTACTGTCGGCCGTGCGCTGTTGTTCCAGGTTGTGCCTAAAGGTCTGTCGTACGATGTCGTCAACCTGCCGATGAAGAAAAAGGCGATCTCCAAACTGATCAACCAGTGCTACCGCGTGGTTGGTTTGAAAGAGACCGTGATTTTCGCTGACCAGTTGATGTACACCGGTTTTGCTTACTCGACCATTTCCGGCGTTTCCATCGGTGTTAACGACTTCGTTATCCCTGATGAAAAAGCCCGCATCATCGCGGCTGCAACCGATGAAGTGAAAGAGATCGAAAGTCAGTACGCCTCGGGCCTGGTAACACAGGGCGAGAAGTACAACAAAGTAATCGACCTTTGGTCGAAAGCTAACGACGAAGTCTCCAAGGCAATGATGTCGAACCTCTCGAAAGAGAAGGTTATTGACCGTCACGGCGTTGAGGTTGAGCAAGAGTCGTTCAACTCGATGTACATGATGGCCGACTCCGGCGCACGGGGTTCTGCAGCGCAGATCCGTCAGCTGGCCGGTATGCGTGGTCTGATGGCCAAGCCGGATGGCTCCATCATTGAAACGCCGATTACTGCGAACTTCCGTGAAGGTTTGAGCGTACTTCAGTACTTCATCTCTACTCACGGTGCTCGTAAGGGTCTGGCGGATACCGCCTTGAAAACTGCTAACTCCGGTTACTTGACGCGTCGTCTGGTAGACGTTGCGCAGGATCTGGTTGTGACTGAAGTCGACTGCGGGACCGAACACGGTCTGCTGATGACTCCGCACATTGAAGGCGGTGACGTTGTTGAGCCGTTGGGTGAGCGCGTACTGGGTCGAGTAATCGCCCGTGACGTATTCAAGCCGGGTACCGATGAAATCATCGTTCCTGCTGGCACCCTGGTCGACGAGAAGTGGGTTGAATTCATCGAGCTGAACAGCATTGACGAAGTAATCGTACGCTCGCCAATCAGCTGCGAAACCCGCTTCGGTATCTGTGCCAAGTGCTACGGTCGCGATCTGGCCCGTGGTCACCAGGTGAACATCGGTGAAGCTGTCGGCGTAATCGCTGCCCAGTCGATCGGTGAGCCGGGTACACAGCTGACCATGCGTACGTTCCACATTGGTGGTGCGGCTAGCCGGACCTCTGCTGCTGACAGCGTTCAGGTGAAGAATGGCGGTACTGTCCGTCTGCACAACCTGAAGCACGTTGAGCGGGTAGATGGTTGCCTGGTAGCAGTATCCCGTTCCGGTGAGCTGGCCATCGCTGATGACTACGGTCGTGAGCGCGAGCGCTACAAGCTGCCGTACGGTGCCGTGATTTCGGTCAAAGAAGGTGACAAGGTCGACGCTGGCTCTATCGTCGCCAAGTGGGATCCGCACACTCACCCAATCGTTACCGAAATGAAAGGTACCGTGACCTACGTGGGCATGGAAGAAGGCATCACGATCAAGCGTCAGACTGACGAATTGACCGGTATGACCAACATTGAAGTGCTTGATGCCAAAGACCGTCCAGCTGCCGGCAAGGACATTCGTCCAGCCGTCAAGATGGTTGGTGTTGATGGCAAGGACCTGCTGTTGCCAGGTACCGACGTACCGGCTCAGTACTTCCTGCCGGCGAACGCCCTGGTCGGTGTAGCGGATGGTGCGGAAATCGCGATCGGTGACGTTATCGCTCGTATTCCGCAAGAAACTTCGAAAACTCGAGACATCACCGGTGGTCTGCCACGGGTTGCTGACTTGTTCGAAGCGCGTCGTCCGAAAGAAGCCTCGATTCTGGCTGAAGTCAGCGGCACCATCGCGTTCGGTAAAGAGACCAAAGGCAAGCGCCGTCTGGTCATTACTCCGAACGACGGTACTGATCCGTACGAAGAGCTGATTCCAAAGTGGCGTCACCTGAACGTCTTCGAAGGCGAACAAGTGAACCGCGGCGAAGTTATCTCCGACGGTCCGAGCGATCCACACGACATCCTGCGTTTGCTGGGTGTGAGTGCGTTGGCCAAGTACATCGTTAACGAAATTCAAGACGTTTACCGTCTGCAAGGCGTAAAAATCAACGATAAGCACATCGAGACGATTCTTCGTCAGATGCTGCGTAAAGTTGAGATTGCCGAGTCTGGCGATTCCACCTTCATCAAGGGCGACCAGATGGAGTTGACGCATGTACTGGTCGAGAACGAGCGCCTGGGCAACGAAGATAAATTCGTGTCCAAGTTCACTCGCGTTCTGTTGGGTATCACCAAGGCGTCGTTGTCGACTGAGTCGTTTATCTCCGCGGCCTCTTTCCAAGAGACTACCCGCGTACTGACCGAAGCAGCGGTTACCGGCAAGCGCGATTACCTGCGTGGCCTGAAAGAAAACGTGGTCGTGGGTCGTTTGATCCCGGCTGGTACCGGTCTGGCATACCACAGCGAGCGCAAGCGTCGTCGTGAGGCTGACAAACCGTTGCGCGTAAGCGCCAGTGAAGTGGAAGCTGCACTGACCGAAGCACTGAACTCGAGCGGTAACTGA
- the rpsL gene encoding 30S ribosomal protein S12: MATINQLVRQPRKRIVEKSDVPALQNCPQRRGVCTRVYTTTPKKPNSALRKVCRVRLTNGFEVSSYIGGEGHNLQEHSVVLIRGGRVKDLPGVRYHTVRGSLDTSGVKGRNQGRSKYGTKKPK, from the coding sequence ATGGCAACTATCAACCAGCTGGTACGTCAGCCGCGTAAGCGTATCGTCGAGAAATCCGACGTGCCTGCGCTGCAAAACTGCCCGCAACGTCGTGGCGTATGCACCCGTGTGTATACAACTACGCCGAAAAAACCTAACTCGGCACTGCGTAAAGTATGCCGTGTGCGCCTGACCAACGGTTTCGAGGTTTCCTCGTACATCGGTGGTGAAGGTCACAACCTGCAAGAACACAGCGTGGTACTGATTCGTGGCGGTCGTGTAAAAGACTTGCCAGGTGTTCGTTATCACACCGTTCGCGGTTCTTTGGATACTTCCGGTGTTAAAGGTCGTAACCAGGGTCGTTCGAAGTACGGTACCAAGAAGCCGAAGTAG
- the rpsG gene encoding 30S ribosomal protein S7, translating into MPRRRVAAKRDVLDDPKYGSQILAKFMNHVMESGKKAVAERIVYGALEKVKERKNSDPLEIFEKALDAIAPLVEVKSRRVGGATYQVPVEVRPSRRNALAMRWLVDFARKRGEKSMALRLAGELLDAAEGKGAAVKKREDVHRMAEANKAFSHYRF; encoded by the coding sequence ATGCCAAGAAGACGCGTAGCAGCCAAGCGCGATGTGCTTGACGATCCAAAATACGGAAGCCAAATCCTGGCCAAGTTCATGAACCACGTGATGGAAAGCGGCAAAAAAGCCGTTGCCGAGCGTATCGTTTATGGCGCGCTGGAAAAGGTTAAAGAACGCAAGAACAGCGATCCCCTGGAAATCTTCGAGAAAGCTCTCGACGCCATCGCTCCGCTGGTCGAAGTGAAGTCGCGCCGTGTAGGCGGTGCTACTTACCAGGTTCCGGTCGAAGTTCGCCCGTCCCGTCGTAACGCCCTGGCAATGCGCTGGTTGGTAGACTTCGCCCGCAAGCGCGGCGAGAAGTCTATGGCTCTGCGCTTGGCTGGCGAACTGTTGGATGCTGCTGAAGGCAAGGGCGCAGCAGTTAAGAAGCGTGAAGACGTGCACCGTATGGCTGAAGCTAACAAAGCTTTCTCGCACTACCGCTTCTAA
- the fusA gene encoding elongation factor G encodes MARTTPINRYRNIGIVAHVDAGKTTTTERVLFYTGKSHKMGEVHDGAATTDWMVQEQERGITITSAAITAFWKGSAKQYKDEHRFNVIDTPGHVDFTIEVERSLRVLDGAVVVFCGTSGVEPQSETVWRQANKYGVPRLVYVNKMDRAGANFLRVIEQIKKRLGHTPVPIQLAIGSEDNFQGQIDLINMEAVYWNDADKGMVPVRKEIPAELKDLADEWRDNMVQAAAEANEELMNKYLEGEEFTIEEIKAALRQRTIAGEIVLAVCGSSFKNKGVPLVLDAVIDFLPAPTDIPAIKGTDPDDESIELERHADDSEPFSALAFKIATDPFVGTLTFVRVYSGVLNSGDGVINSVKGKKERVGRMVQMHANAREEIKEVRAGDIAALIGMKDVTTGETLCNADKPIILVRMDFPEPVISVAVEPKTKDDQEKMGVALGKLAQEDPSFRVKTDEETGQTIISGMGELHLDILVDRMRREFNVEANIGKPQVSYRERITKSCEIEGKFVRQSGGRGQFGHCWIRFAPADEGQEGLQFVNEVVGGVVPKEYIPAIQKGIEEQMKNGVVAGYPLIGLKATVFDGSYHDVDSNEMAFKVAASMATKQLASKGGGELLEPIMAVEVVTPEDYMGDVMGDLNRRRGMIQGMEDTVSGKVIRAEVPLGEMFGYATDVRSMSQGRASYSMEFKKYDTAPSHIVEAVTKKQG; translated from the coding sequence ATGGCTCGTACTACACCGATTAACCGCTACCGTAACATTGGTATCGTTGCTCACGTGGATGCTGGTAAAACCACCACCACCGAGCGCGTCCTTTTTTACACTGGCAAAAGTCACAAGATGGGCGAGGTGCATGATGGCGCCGCGACCACAGACTGGATGGTTCAGGAGCAGGAGCGTGGTATTACCATTACTTCTGCTGCTATTACCGCCTTCTGGAAAGGTTCTGCCAAGCAGTACAAAGACGAGCATCGCTTCAACGTAATCGATACCCCGGGCCACGTTGACTTCACTATTGAAGTTGAACGTTCCCTGCGTGTACTCGATGGCGCGGTTGTTGTGTTCTGCGGTACTTCGGGTGTTGAACCTCAGTCGGAAACCGTATGGCGTCAAGCCAACAAGTACGGCGTTCCGCGTCTTGTTTATGTAAACAAGATGGACCGTGCCGGTGCGAACTTCCTGCGCGTGATTGAGCAGATCAAGAAGCGTCTTGGTCACACTCCGGTTCCAATCCAGTTGGCCATCGGTTCCGAAGACAACTTCCAGGGTCAGATCGATCTGATCAACATGGAAGCTGTGTACTGGAACGATGCTGACAAAGGTATGGTTCCAGTTCGCAAAGAGATTCCAGCTGAGCTGAAAGATCTTGCTGACGAATGGCGCGACAACATGGTTCAGGCTGCGGCCGAAGCCAATGAAGAGCTGATGAACAAGTACCTCGAAGGTGAAGAATTCACCATCGAAGAAATCAAGGCTGCTCTGCGTCAGCGTACTATCGCTGGTGAGATCGTCTTGGCTGTTTGCGGTTCTTCCTTCAAGAACAAGGGTGTTCCCCTGGTTCTCGACGCCGTTATCGACTTCCTGCCAGCACCAACCGATATTCCAGCCATCAAGGGTACTGACCCGGATGACGAGTCTATCGAGCTGGAGCGTCATGCAGACGACAGCGAGCCGTTCTCGGCTCTGGCGTTCAAGATCGCTACCGACCCATTCGTGGGTACCTTGACCTTCGTTCGAGTTTACTCGGGCGTGTTGAACTCCGGCGACGGCGTAATCAACTCGGTTAAAGGCAAGAAAGAGCGCGTGGGTCGTATGGTGCAAATGCACGCAAACGCCCGTGAAGAAATCAAGGAAGTGCGCGCTGGTGACATCGCGGCCTTGATCGGCATGAAGGACGTCACCACTGGTGAAACCTTGTGCAACGCTGACAAGCCAATCATCCTGGTTCGTATGGACTTCCCGGAGCCGGTTATTTCGGTTGCCGTTGAGCCCAAGACCAAAGATGACCAGGAAAAAATGGGTGTCGCTCTGGGCAAACTTGCTCAGGAAGATCCATCTTTCCGCGTAAAAACTGATGAAGAAACTGGTCAAACGATCATTTCTGGCATGGGCGAGCTGCACTTGGACATCCTGGTTGACCGGATGCGCCGTGAGTTCAACGTCGAAGCCAACATCGGTAAGCCTCAGGTTTCGTATCGTGAGCGCATCACGAAGAGCTGTGAGATCGAAGGCAAGTTCGTTCGTCAGTCCGGCGGTCGTGGCCAGTTTGGTCACTGCTGGATCCGTTTTGCTCCTGCTGACGAAGGTCAGGAAGGTCTGCAATTCGTGAACGAAGTGGTAGGTGGTGTGGTTCCTAAGGAATACATCCCGGCTATCCAGAAGGGTATCGAAGAGCAGATGAAGAACGGTGTTGTTGCCGGCTATCCGCTGATCGGCCTGAAGGCTACCGTGTTTGATGGTTCTTACCACGACGTCGACTCCAACGAGATGGCGTTTAAGGTGGCTGCTTCCATGGCTACCAAGCAACTGGCCTCCAAAGGCGGTGGTGAGTTGCTTGAACCGATCATGGCGGTAGAGGTTGTTACACCTGAAGACTATATGGGTGACGTGATGGGCGACTTGAATCGTCGTCGCGGCATGATCCAGGGTATGGAAGATACGGTCTCCGGCAAAGTAATTCGTGCTGAAGTTCCGTTGGGTGAAATGTTCGGTTATGCGACCGACGTTCGTTCCATGTCTCAGGGTCGCGCAAGCTACTCTATGGAATTCAAAAAATACGATACAGCTCCGTCGCACATCGTCGAAGCTGTTACTAAAAAACAAGGCTGA
- the tuf gene encoding elongation factor Tu, with protein MAKEKFDRSLPHVNVGTIGHVDHGKTTLTAALTRVCSEIFGSAIVDFDKIDSAPEEKARGITINTAHVEYNSLIRHYAHVDCPGHADYVKNMITGAAQMDGAILVCSAADGPMPQTREHILLSRQVGVPYIVVFLNKADLVDDAELLELVEMEVRDLLSTYDFPGDDTPIIIGSARMALEGKDDNEMGTTAVRKLVETLDTYIPDPVRVIDKPFLMPIEDVFSISGRGTVVTGRIERGIVRVQDPLEIVGLRDTTVTTCTGVEMFRKLLDEGRAGENCGVLLRGTKRDDVERGQVLVKPGSVKPHTTFEAEVYVLSKEEGGRHTPFFKGYRPQFYFRTTDVTGNCELPEGVEMVMPGDNIKMVVTLIKTIAMEDGLRFAIREGGRTVGAGVVAKIIA; from the coding sequence GTGGCTAAAGAAAAATTTGATCGTTCCCTACCGCACGTCAACGTTGGCACTATCGGTCACGTTGACCATGGTAAAACCACGTTGACCGCAGCTCTGACTCGTGTTTGCTCCGAGATTTTCGGTTCGGCCATCGTTGATTTCGATAAAATCGACAGCGCGCCAGAAGAAAAAGCTCGTGGTATCACCATCAACACTGCGCACGTTGAATACAACTCGCTGATCCGTCACTACGCTCACGTTGACTGCCCAGGTCACGCTGACTATGTGAAGAACATGATCACCGGTGCTGCCCAGATGGACGGCGCGATCCTGGTTTGTTCGGCCGCTGATGGTCCGATGCCACAAACTCGTGAGCACATCCTGCTGTCCCGTCAGGTTGGCGTTCCGTACATCGTGGTCTTCCTGAACAAGGCTGACCTGGTAGACGACGCTGAGCTGCTGGAACTGGTTGAGATGGAAGTGCGCGATCTGCTGAGCACTTACGACTTCCCGGGCGACGACACTCCGATCATCATCGGTTCTGCTCGTATGGCGCTGGAAGGCAAAGACGACAACGAAATGGGCACCACTGCCGTTCGTAAACTGGTTGAAACTCTGGATACTTACATTCCGGATCCAGTTCGTGTTATCGACAAGCCGTTCCTGATGCCAATCGAAGACGTATTCTCGATTTCGGGTCGCGGTACTGTTGTAACCGGTCGTATCGAGCGCGGTATCGTTCGCGTTCAAGATCCGCTGGAAATCGTTGGTCTGCGTGACACTACTGTTACCACCTGCACCGGCGTTGAAATGTTCCGTAAGCTGCTTGACGAAGGTCGTGCAGGCGAGAACTGCGGCGTGCTGCTGCGCGGCACCAAGCGTGACGACGTAGAGCGTGGCCAGGTTCTGGTTAAGCCGGGTTCGGTTAAGCCGCACACTACCTTCGAAGCTGAAGTGTATGTGTTGAGCAAAGAAGAAGGCGGTCGTCACACTCCGTTCTTCAAAGGCTACCGTCCACAGTTCTACTTCCGGACCACTGACGTGACCGGTAACTGCGAACTGCCGGAAGGCGTTGAAATGGTAATGCCAGGCGACAACATCAAAATGGTTGTCACCCTGATCAAAACCATCGCAATGGAAGACGGTCTGCGTTTCGCAATTCGTGAAGGCGGTCGTACCGTTGGCGCTGGCGTTGTAGCCAAAATCATCGCGTAA
- the rpsJ gene encoding 30S ribosomal protein S10, translating to MQNQQIRIRLKAFDHRLIDQSTQEIVETAKRTGAQVRGPIPLPTRKERFTVLVSPHVNKDARDQYEIRTHKRVLDIVQPTDKTVDALMKLDLAAGVEVQISLG from the coding sequence ATGCAAAATCAGCAAATCCGTATCAGGTTGAAGGCTTTTGACCATCGCCTGATCGACCAATCAACCCAGGAAATCGTGGAAACCGCGAAACGTACTGGTGCTCAAGTGCGTGGTCCAATTCCACTGCCTACCCGTAAAGAGCGGTTCACCGTTCTGGTCTCCCCGCACGTCAACAAAGACGCGCGTGACCAGTACGAGATCCGTACTCATAAGCGCGTACTGGACATCGTCCAGCCAACGGATAAAACCGTTGATGCACTTATGAAGCTTGATCTTGCGGCCGGTGTGGAAGTGCAGATCAGCCTCGGCTAA
- the rplC gene encoding 50S ribosomal protein L3, translating to MTIGVVGRKCGMTRIFTEEGVSIPVTVIEIEPNRVTQFKTEETDGYRAVQVTVGERRASRVTAAQAGHFAKANVAAGRTVMEFRLEEGEYQAGDLINAEIFTAGQMVDVTGQSKGKGFQGTIKRWNFRGQDNTHGNSVSHRVPGSIGQCQTPGRVFKGKKMSGHMGAERVTVQSLEVVRVDAERNLLLVKGAVPGATGGNLVVRPAAKARG from the coding sequence ATGACTATTGGTGTAGTCGGTCGTAAATGCGGTATGACCCGTATTTTCACCGAAGAAGGTGTCTCCATTCCGGTCACGGTCATTGAGATCGAACCGAATCGCGTCACCCAGTTCAAAACTGAAGAAACCGATGGCTATCGTGCAGTGCAAGTCACTGTCGGCGAGCGTCGCGCTTCGCGTGTAACTGCTGCTCAAGCGGGTCACTTCGCTAAAGCAAACGTTGCAGCTGGTCGTACCGTAATGGAATTCCGCCTTGAAGAAGGCGAGTACCAGGCAGGCGATCTGATCAACGCTGAAATCTTCACCGCAGGTCAGATGGTCGATGTGACCGGTCAGTCCAAAGGTAAAGGCTTCCAGGGTACGATCAAGCGTTGGAATTTCCGTGGCCAAGATAACACTCACGGTAACTCCGTTTCCCACCGCGTCCCGGGCTCTATTGGCCAGTGCCAGACTCCTGGTCGTGTATTCAAGGGCAAAAAAATGTCCGGTCATATGGGCGCTGAGCGCGTGACCGTGCAGTCCCTCGAAGTAGTGCGCGTCGACGCTGAACGCAATCTGTTGTTGGTCAAAGGTGCTGTTCCTGGCGCTACTGGCGGCAACCTGGTTGTACGTCCGGCGGCCAAGGCTCGCGGTTAA
- the rplD gene encoding 50S ribosomal protein L4 gives MQLNVNDAQAIEVSELTFGGEFNETLVHQAVVAYMAGGRQGSKQQKTRSDVRGGGKRPWRQKGTGRARAGTIRSPIWRGGGTTFAARPQDHSQKLNKKMYRAAMRSILAELVRTDRLIVVQDFAVEAPKTKDLLNKLNGMGLTDVLIVSEVVDQNLYLAARNLPHVDVRDVQGSDPVSLIAYDKVLITVSAVKKFEELLG, from the coding sequence ATGCAATTAAACGTAAATGACGCTCAAGCGATCGAAGTTTCCGAACTGACATTTGGCGGCGAGTTCAACGAGACGCTGGTTCACCAAGCAGTCGTGGCCTACATGGCCGGCGGCCGTCAAGGTAGCAAGCAGCAAAAGACCCGTTCCGACGTTCGTGGTGGCGGTAAGCGCCCATGGCGTCAGAAAGGTACTGGCCGTGCTCGTGCCGGTACTATCCGTAGCCCAATCTGGCGTGGCGGCGGTACCACTTTCGCAGCTCGTCCACAGGATCACTCTCAGAAGCTCAACAAGAAGATGTATCGCGCAGCAATGCGTTCCATCCTTGCTGAACTGGTTCGTACTGATCGTCTGATCGTGGTTCAGGACTTCGCAGTTGAAGCACCGAAGACCAAAGATCTGCTGAACAAACTGAATGGCATGGGTCTGACAGACGTCCTGATCGTGTCCGAAGTTGTTGATCAGAACCTGTACCTGGCTGCTCGTAACCTGCCACACGTTGATGTACGTGACGTGCAAGGTTCCGATCCAGTTAGTCTGATCGCATACGACAAGGTGTTGATCACCGTGTCGGCCGTGAAGAAATTCGAGGAGCTGCTGGGATGA
- the rplW gene encoding 50S ribosomal protein L23: MNQERVFKVLLGPHVSEKATVLADKKGQFVFKVATDATKLEIKKAVESLFSVKVERVTTLNVLGKSKRTARGVGKRNDWKKAVISLQPGQDLDFSSSAE; this comes from the coding sequence ATGAACCAGGAACGCGTATTTAAAGTTCTGCTTGGCCCGCACGTTTCCGAGAAGGCTACGGTTCTGGCAGACAAGAAAGGCCAGTTCGTTTTCAAGGTTGCTACTGATGCAACCAAGCTGGAAATCAAGAAGGCCGTCGAAAGCCTGTTCAGCGTGAAAGTTGAGCGTGTTACTACCCTGAATGTTCTGGGTAAAAGCAAGCGCACCGCTCGCGGCGTGGGCAAGCGTAATGACTGGAAGAAGGCAGTAATCTCCCTTCAGCCAGGCCAAGATCTCGATTTCAGCAGCAGTGCTGAGTAA